CCGGTACCTGTGTCTGTGGAGCACTCCTGCTTCTCGCATCTGACACGGCGGCCCGGCTCATCCTGGCGCCGCATATCCTGCCGGTTGCGATTCTCACCGCATTTATGGGAGCTCCGGTATTCCTCTACCTGATTGTCAGGGGGCGTTCATAGTGATTCTTGACATTAACGGTGTATCCTTTACCTATCGCAGCTCTGATGTGCTGCACGACGTATCGTTTGCCGTACAGCCGGGAGAGGTGGTCTCCATTCTCGGCCCGAACGGGGTGGGAAAGACCACCCTTCTCCGGTGCATCAACACGATCCTCGCGCCGAAAACGGGCGAAATCCTCGTCGGGGAAGATAACATCCTCTCCCTCTCCCGGATGGAGGTGGCACGCCGTATCGGCTACGTGGCACAACAATGCGAGAAGGCCCGCCTTACGGTCTTCGACGCCATTTTGCTGGGACGTCGGCCGCATATGGGCTGGAGCGTCTCCGAGACCGATCTGAAGACGGTGGAGTCCGCTATCCGGATGCTGGAGCTCGAAGACCTCACCCTGCGCTACATCGATGAGATGAGCGGGGGGGAACTCCAGAAGGTGAGCATCGCCCGTGCCCTGGTACAGGAACCCCGGCTTCTCCTTCTCGATGAACCAACAAGCAGTCTTGACCTGAAAAACCAGATCGAGATCCTCTCCACCGTGCAGGCGGTAGTGAAGAGTCATCAGGTTTCAGCCGTCATGACGATGCATGACCTGAACCTTGCGATACGGTTTTCAGACCGGTTCATCCTCCTCAAAGGCGGGACAATATTTGAAGCAGGGGGCCGCGATGTCATCCGTCCGGAGACGATTGAAGCGGTCTATGGCCTGCCTGTGCATGTGGAGACCGTTGCCGGCCATCCGGTGGTTATCCCGGACGGGATTGAGAAGAATGTTGTTCATGCTGCCGCACATGAGCAGCAGCACCAGACCTGATACCCCTCTTTTTCCTGTTCTGGTTTTGCTCCGCAAGGAGAACCCTTATAACCGATTTTTACGCATATCAACATATGAAATACAATCTGACCGGGGATAACCTGCAGTTTGTCACGATGGAGATTCAGCCGGGAGAGATGGTCTGGGCTGAAGCGGGCGCTCTTGTGTACATGAGCGGTAATATCAACATGGAGGCAAAACTCCAGGGCGGTCTCCTGAAGGGTCTGAAACGCACCCTTGCAGGCGAATCCTTTATGGTAACGCATTTCTCCAGTGCAGGCGGTCCGGGACTGGTCTCGTTCGGCGGTAACTGTCCGGGAAAGATTGCGGCCATTGATATTACCGGAAAGGAGTTTATTGCCCAGAAGGATGCGTTCCTCTGTGCAGAAGAGAGCGTTAAATGGGAGATGGCGTTCCAGAAACGTCTGGGTTCTACGTTTTTTGGCGGGGAAGGATTAATTCTTCAGCACCTCTCCGGTGAAGGCATGGTCTTTTTGCATGCGGCAGGAGACCTCGTGGAAATCGACCTGGAAGCCGACCAGACCTACAAGGTGTCAACCGCCCATGTGGTTGGCTGGGAACCAACGGTCACCTACGACATCGAGGCGGCAGGCGGCATCAAGACCGCGATGTTCGGCGGGGAAGGGCTCTTCATGACGACACTGACCGGGCCCGGCAAGATCATCATCCAGTCCATGACCCTGCCACAGCTTGCAGATGCGGTGAAGCCCTTCCTTCCGACGCAGTCCTCTGGTGGGAACAGCAGCGGCGGATTTGAACTGAAGTTCTGATGTGTGTATGGCAGAAACAACCACGGAACCAAACAGCCGCAGCAGGCGGGCGGGGGGGATTATCCTCCTTGCCTGCATTGTGATTGGTATCATCCTCTTTGCGCTTGCAAACCTCGGTATCATCGCAGCAGGACTTTTCATCCTGCTCCTCGTGGCGCTCGTCGTTCTGGCCGTGATAGGCATCGGCATCGCGGTCTTTGCGATTCCGGTCTATATCATGAAGGACACGAAGGTCGAGCCCGGCACCTATGAGCTCGACGACGTCGCGGCAGTGAACGATACCAAAGACCACTAACCCTTTTTTCATTCACCGATGAGCACAAGGCTGAATAGCGCCAATACTGTTCATGCAGGAACCCTGCCCGGTTGTACTGGTTCATGGGTGGAAGAGCCACCCCGATGTCTGGAAATCCCTCGTCCGGAGACTGGAGGAAGAGTCTCTTGAATGCTGGAATTTCAGCCATGCGGAGTTTCGCAATGCCGGGGCCGAAGAGATCGGCCGGTCTCTGCGGGATTTTATCCTCCGGATGCAGAAGGAGCGGGAATACAGCGGGCCGGTAGACATGGTCTGTCATTCTATGGGAGCGCCGGTTGCCCGGTACCTGCTTGAGGTGATGGACGGCGAGGCCCGCCGCATCCGGGTGCGGACCCTTGTAGGCATCGGCCCGCCGAATAACGGTTCTGCTATGGCTGAACTCTTCAACGACCCCGTTCACGGCCCTCCGGTTCTCCAGAAACTGGCGGGGTCTTTTGTGCCGCGGACCTACAACCCGGCGGAGGATCGGCTGGTTCAGGAGTTCCGGCGGACGGGACCGTACGTAAAAAAACTGCAGAATGCGGGCCTGCGCAGTGATGTCCGGTACCGGGTTATCGTCGGCGGGAACCGTACGGAAACACCGGACTTCTTCCCCCTCTTCGACGGCAGGACGTGGGAGTATGCCGCAGGCGTATGGTCTCTGACCACCCTCGGAGACGGCATTGTCTCCCACAGCGACTCGTGCATGGCGGGTGCCGAGGTGACCGTTCTCCCGAAAGACCCGGCGGCGCTTGCGGCAGAACCAGCGGAGTACTGTCATCTCTGCCTGCCGGGGAACCCGGAGGTCATCGAGGAAGTGATCCGGTTTTTAAGGGAGTAGGCGATTGTACGGGTTTTGATTTTTTTAACCTCCCTACAACAGGAGCATGGGAAGGCTTGCCCCTCTCCCTTGCCGTTTGAGGAATATCCTATCGTTTCTCACTTGAATTGAAAACCCTTGGTAATTCATCGAAAAACCTATCCTGCGCAGCTGTTACACAAGAGAGGAGTTTGAAGAACAACTCGGGAAGAAGAATCCATTTGTCCTCTCGGTCTGTGAAGAGGGGATATCGGTCTGAAATCAGAAATGGCCCCGTGTTCGGGTTATTTCATTCTGAAGTAGTGAATGGGCGGATTTTCACCGGTTAAAATTGGCTGTCATTGTAGGATGAAGGGCAAGGGAGGGGTTGCCCCCCTGCCTGCCGGACCCACCCCCGCAGGGAGACAGGTCGCAGGGGGAGGGACGAGCCTCCCCCTGCTCCTGTAGTATTGCTGAATGTGGTAGTATTTCCCGAACATGTTCGGGGAGCGTTTTTCAAAAAGTTAGAAATAAGTGGGGGAGATTATTTCTCCACCGGAAACTCCGTCACGTCCCACCAGATCTTCATGCGGTGGGAGTGGCCGGGGACGATCACGGTATCGCCGTCGTGCTGAAGAGAACGCATGATGTATTCCCGGAGGATTTCTTCCTGTTCTTCTGTTTCCACGAAGTAACGGGGCTTGAAGTATTCGACCGCTTCGTCCTCGGTGTTGAACCGGTGGATATGCTCATAGACGAAGTGCTCGACATGCGGGTAGATGTCCATTGCGTAGAGGATGTTGAAGATGATGTCGGACTTCGGCGAGGAGACATATTCGGAACTTCCATGGAGGGCGGGCCAGAGGTCCCGTGCCATCGTCTCCCAGGAAGCCTCGCCCGCGAACCAGTAGATATAGACATACCGGGATGATGCTTCGATCATCTTCTCGATTGCCTCCTGCATGTCAGGGACGTCGAGGGAGAAGGACGCAAAGACGACGTCGTATGGGGCGGAGAGGTCGGTTGCAACATTCACGTCCTCCCAACGTTTCTGGACACAGTCGACGTTCTTTACATCCTCTTCTGCGAGCATCTCTTCCAGGACGGTGAACATCCCTGCGGAGGGCTCGACCGCCGTTACATGTGCGACCTGT
Above is a window of Methanogenium organophilum DNA encoding:
- a CDS encoding ABC transporter ATP-binding protein, with product MILDINGVSFTYRSSDVLHDVSFAVQPGEVVSILGPNGVGKTTLLRCINTILAPKTGEILVGEDNILSLSRMEVARRIGYVAQQCEKARLTVFDAILLGRRPHMGWSVSETDLKTVESAIRMLELEDLTLRYIDEMSGGELQKVSIARALVQEPRLLLLDEPTSSLDLKNQIEILSTVQAVVKSHQVSAVMTMHDLNLAIRFSDRFILLKGGTIFEAGGRDVIRPETIEAVYGLPVHVETVAGHPVVIPDGIEKNVVHAAAHEQQHQT
- a CDS encoding esterase/lipase family protein, with the translated sequence MQEPCPVVLVHGWKSHPDVWKSLVRRLEEESLECWNFSHAEFRNAGAEEIGRSLRDFILRMQKEREYSGPVDMVCHSMGAPVARYLLEVMDGEARRIRVRTLVGIGPPNNGSAMAELFNDPVHGPPVLQKLAGSFVPRTYNPAEDRLVQEFRRTGPYVKKLQNAGLRSDVRYRVIVGGNRTETPDFFPLFDGRTWEYAAGVWSLTTLGDGIVSHSDSCMAGAEVTVLPKDPAALAAEPAEYCHLCLPGNPEVIEEVIRFLRE
- a CDS encoding class I SAM-dependent methyltransferase, which encodes MTPETIDWATCWREQWQKNHDVNRRTDTASIWDEQDAARKFYRMSYEKNGERVNRTIAGLALTPESRVLDVGAGPGAIAIPVARQVAHVTAVEPSAGMFTVLEEMLAEEDVKNVDCVQKRWEDVNVATDLSAPYDVVFASFSLDVPDMQEAIEKMIEASSRYVYIYWFAGEASWETMARDLWPALHGSSEYVSSPKSDIIFNILYAMDIYPHVEHFVYEHIHRFNTEDEAVEYFKPRYFVETEEQEEILREYIMRSLQHDGDTVIVPGHSHRMKIWWDVTEFPVEK
- a CDS encoding TIGR00266 family protein, which codes for MKYNLTGDNLQFVTMEIQPGEMVWAEAGALVYMSGNINMEAKLQGGLLKGLKRTLAGESFMVTHFSSAGGPGLVSFGGNCPGKIAAIDITGKEFIAQKDAFLCAEESVKWEMAFQKRLGSTFFGGEGLILQHLSGEGMVFLHAAGDLVEIDLEADQTYKVSTAHVVGWEPTVTYDIEAAGGIKTAMFGGEGLFMTTLTGPGKIIIQSMTLPQLADAVKPFLPTQSSGGNSSGGFELKF